In the Scyliorhinus torazame isolate Kashiwa2021f chromosome 4, sScyTor2.1, whole genome shotgun sequence genome, one interval contains:
- the coq3 gene encoding ubiquinone biosynthesis O-methyltransferase, mitochondrial, which translates to MWRRLLYTPGRSSQSGREFGVLGRVLRAAFCDWNAVLARPGFRTPTATSMQPCTAGGAAAPGTSGSGGQAPHSCRHASRTSKTTVKPGELKKFQALSQKWWDGNGEFAALHALNDLRVPFIRDALLTYSEKQQLGCPLHGFRILDVGCGGGLLSEPLGRLGAMVTGIDPLKDNITTAEMHKSFDPALQEQVQYTACSLEEMAVEATGMFDAVVASEVVEHVGDVETFIRYAAQMLKPGGSLFLTTINKTFLSYVLAIVTAEKILRIVPNGTHEWERFINPDELERLLVSCGFTVETINGMLYNPLFGSWSWSSNAGVNYALHAVKNKIEEQSDFTSETGDRCDNGINQSESSASSTVTL; encoded by the exons ATGTGGAGAAGGTTGTTGTACACTCCGGGGAGGAGTTCTCAGTCGGGGCGCGAGTTTGGGGTGCTGGGACGCGTTCTCCGGGCTGCGTTCTGTGACTGGAACGCGGTGCTGGCACGGCCCGGATTCCGAACGCCAACAGCGACGAGTATGCAGCCGTGCACTGCAGGCGGTGCCGCGGCCCCCGGAACAAGCGGCAGCGGCGGACAGGCACCTCACAGCTGCAGGCATGCCAGCCG CACATCAAAGACAACCGTGAAACCTGGTGAATTGAAGAAGTTTCAGGCGTTGTCACAAAAATGGTGGGATGGAAATGGAGAATTTGCAGCTCTACATGCTTTGAATGACCTCCGTGTTCCTTTTATCCG AGATGCATTGTTGACATACAGTGAAAAACAGCAACTAGGATGCCCTCTCCATGGTTTCCGAATTTTAGATGTTGGCTGTGGAGGAGGGCTACTAAGTGAG CCTCTCGGTAGGCTTGGAGCAATGGTTACAGGAATTGATCCTTTGAAAGATAACATCACAACGGCAGAGATGCACAAGTCATTTGATCCAGCCCTGCAGGAGCAAGTTCAGTATACTGCCTGCTCTCTGGAGGAAATGGCAGTGGAAGCAACTGGAATGTTTGATGCTGTTGTAGCCTCTGAAGTTGTGGAGCATGTTGGTGATGTGGAAACGTTTATCAGATACGCTGCACAAATGTTAAAg CCTGGAGGATCACTGTTCCTAACAACAATTAACAAAACGTTCCTGTCCTACGTGCTAGCAATTGTAACAGCTGAGAAGATATTAAGAATTGTACCAAATGGGACACATGAATGGGAAAGGTTCATCAATCCTGACGAATTGGAGAGACTTCTAGTGTCAT GTGGGTTCACAGTAGAGACTATCAATGGAATGCTGTACAATCCTCTATTTGGTTCCTGGAGTTGGAGTAGTAATGCTGGTGTAAATTATGCACTGCATGCGGTAAAAAATAAAATTGAAGAGCAATCGGATTTCACTTCAGAAACAGGTGACAGGTGTGACAATGGCATCAATCAGTCGGAATCCAGTGCTAGCTCCACAGTCACGTTGTAG